One part of the Drosophila kikkawai strain 14028-0561.14 chromosome 4, DkikHiC1v2, whole genome shotgun sequence genome encodes these proteins:
- the Abcd1 gene encoding ATP-binding cassette sub-family D member 1, whose translation MSVLSKYVDRIAETCEQNGLTKHAFSYALVTSAIVALTIKVTIPYVIQNSQHGSIKKAKTKVNNNGALTPTETNGDGSEEDLQLAEAEKLLVAQQLKKKTTIEPGLNKAFLKQLGMLVKIMIPQPLCYETGLLSVHTFCLISRTFLSIYVAALEGALVKFIVRKDIRQFALVLLKWFGIAIPATFVNSMIRFLESKLALAFRTRLVRHSYRLYFKNQNYYRVSNLDGRIENADHRLTEDISVFASSVAHLYSSLTKPCFDLMLIGLALMRSSRKMKANILTGPALSVSVIALTAHILRVVSPKFGQLVSEEANRYGYLRHIHSRIITNAEEIAFYGGHRVEMHQLRQAYNRLVNQMTTIFNQKLWFIMLEQFFMKYVWSGTGMIMVSLPILTGNSSPSAGPLTDRDNSAHAESSVSERTQYLTTARNLLISAADAIERLMSSYKEIVALAGYTYRVAGMMDVFEETSQGIYCKTSVAQSDDQSNGIIEFRNGKPIAKGRIIYTDDPKNMSISLREVPVVTPNCDIVVPKLTLCIEPGIHLLITGPNGCGKSSLFRILSGLWPIYAGELHIPRPVEDVPCMFYIPQRPYMSIGSLCDQIIYPDTRDDMKRKKITEDELRHILKLVSLEHIAQRDSFDVVRDWKDILSGGEKQRMAVARLFYHKPRYALLDECTSAVSIDVESSIYEIAKGMGITLLTITHRPTLWKYHTHILEFDGLGNWQFRKMSSNEQQAEKFKPQTTS comes from the exons ATGAGCGTTTTATCAAAATATGTTGACCGTATTGCTGAGACGTGTGAACAAAATGGTCTCACTAAACACGCTTTTAGCTATGCTCTTGTGACTAGTGCAATAGTGGCTCTTACGATTAAAGTGACCATTCCTTACGTAATTCAAAATTCGCAGCACGGCAGCattaaaaaggcaaaaactAAAGTCAACAATAATGGTGCTCTTACACCAACGGAAACAAACGGCGATGGCTCTGAAGAGGATTTACAGCTTGCGGAAGCAGAAAAATTATTAGTTGCACagcagctaaaaaaaaaaactaccaTCGAGCCTGGACTCAACAAGGCGTTTTTAAAACAACTGGGAATGCTGGTCAAGATAATGATACCACAACCGTTGTGCTATGAAACTGGCTTATTGAGCGTACACACGTTTTGTCTAATTTCCCGAACTTTTCTTAGTATCTATGTAGCAGCACTGGAGGGCGCTcttgttaaatttattgtaCGAAAGGATATTAGGCAGTTTGCATTAGTGTTGCTGAAATGGTTTGGTATTGCTATACCAGCTACTTTTGTTAATTCAATGATACGCTTTCTTGAGAGTAAACTAGCTTTGGCATTTAGAACCCGACTAGTGCGTCACTCTTATCgattatatttcaaaaatcaaaattactATCGAGTTTCTAATTTGGACGGTCGTATTGAAAATGCAGATCATAG ACTTACGGAAGATATATCAGTGTTTGCCAGTTCTGTAGCTCATTTGTACAGTAGCTTGACCAAGCCTTGCTTCGACCTAATGCTTATTGGATTAGCATTAATGAGGTCATCAAGAAAAATGAAAGCCAATATATTAAcag GACCTGCTTTGTCAGTCAGCGTTATTGCATTGACAGCACACATATTACGAGTCGTTTCACCAAAGTTTGGCCAATTGGTATCGGAGGAAGCTAACCGATATGGCTATCTTAGACATATTCACTCCCGGATAATCACCAATGCTGAAGAAATTGCGTTTTACGGAGGTCATAGA GTTGAGATGCATCAGTTACGACAGGCCTACAATCGTCTTGTTAATCAAATGACTACaatatttaatcaaaaacTTTGGTTTATAATGCTCGAACAATTCTTTATGAAATATGTTTGGTCCGGCACGGGTATGATTATGGTATCATTGCCAATTTTAACAGGCAATAGCAGTCCCAGTGCCGGACCGTTGACAGATCGTGACAATTCCGCTCATGCGGAATCGAGTGTCAGTGAACGCACACAATATTTAACAACGGcaagaaatttattaatttccgcTGCCGATGCTATCGAGCGTTTAATGTCATCGTATAAGGAAATTGTTGCTCTAGCTGGCTACACATATCGCGTCGCCGGCATGATGGATGTTTTTGAGGAGACGTCACAGGGAATTTATTGCAAAACAAGTGTAGCGCAATCGGACGATCAATCGAACGGGATTATCGAGTTTCGTAATGGAAAACCAATAGCAAAGGGCCGCATAATTTATACGGATGATCCTAAGAATATGTCGATAAGCCTTCGAGAAGTGCCAGTGGTGACACCCAACTGTGATATAGTAGTACCAAAACTTACATTGTGCATTGAGCCCGGTATTCATTTGTTAATAACTGGCCCAAATGGTTGCGGAAAATCTAGTTTATTCCGAATATTAAGTGGACTTTGGCCGATTTATGCTGGAGAATTGCACATTCCTCGTCCTGTTGAAGATGTTCCTTGTATGTTTTATATTCCGCAACGTCCCTATATGTCTATAGGAAGTTTATGCGACCAAATTATATATCCCGATACTCGCGACGATATGAAACgcaaaaaaataacagaagACGAGCTGAggcatattttaaaattggtcAGCCTTGAACACATCGCCCAACG cgATAGCTTTGACGTTGTACGTGATTGGAAGGATATATTATCGGGCGGGGAAAAACAACGAATGGCGGTGGCTCGCCTCTTCTACCataa ACCACGTTACGCTCTGCTTGATGAATGCACAAGCGCCGTATCAATTGACGTTGAAAGTTCGATTTATGAAATAGCCAAAGGCATGGGCATTACACTGCTTACAATAACTCATAGGCCGACCCTTTG GAAATATCACACCCATATTTTGGAGTTTGATGGTCTGGGAAATTGGCAGTTTAGAAAAATGAGTTCAAACGAGCAGCAAGCGGAAAAATTCAAGCCCCAAACAACTTCCTAA